The Verrucomicrobiia bacterium genomic interval GCGATGACGCCGACCAGCAGCTTGAGCATGGGTTGTCGCACATTGGCGGCCGAGAGGTTCAGGTTCGTTGTTCCGACGTCAAAGCGACCCGCCAGGGTTTTCTGCAGGCTCGCACCCGTGGTCCCCGTTCCGCGAAGGTTCACGTCTGCGGTAAGCGTTCCGCCGAGCTCACCTTTGCGGTCAGGTTGAAATGTGTTGACGAGCGGAGCGAACGGAACCTGGCTCGCACTGAACGTGAGAGCGTATTGATAACCGGGAACGCTCAAATCCAAGCCCACTCCCGCCTTCATCGGCGCGCCGTTTAGATATACATCGAAAGGTCCGACCTCCACTTTTCCGCCATCCAGTTGTACCCGCGCGGTAAAATTGGATGCGACGATCTCGCGGAGGAAGAACTGTCCGATAGTAGCTTCAGCTGTGAAATCCTTGAAGGGCAGGGAGGAGGGCAATGAATCTGAAGGCGTGTCTGTCTCCACCGGCGGGGTCTCAGTCGTGCCTGTTGTTGTGGACCCGGGCCCGTTGGTGCCGCCCGCAAACAGGTCATAATACGTGGTGAGATCGAGCGCCTCTGCCGTGAGTTTCAAATCACCTCGGATCGCGTTCGTATCCGTGAGATCGACGCGTCCCTGCAACTGAAGCTCGTTCCGCGCGCGCTCTGTTGGCGTCAATGCGACCTGAAAGCGGCGCAACTCGATCACATCGCCCGCAATTGTGGTATCAAAGTCAAATCGTGCATCAAGAGGCTTGGCAGGGATGGCGCCACTCGGGTCGAGCACGACGACATTGCTGAGGCTCATGCTGCCTTGAAATGCTTTTTGCGCCTCAGCCATCTGGACGCCGACTTCCCCGAGCAACACCGCAGAACGCAACGTCATGCCACCATTGATCGGCCCAACGTTGGCGATCTGGCTCTGCGCCGCGATCTGGAAAAAATTGCCGCTGTTTCGTGAATTCACCGTCACCCGCGCGCTGATGTTGCCCGATGGAATGTCGCCTAAAAATGCCTTCCACTCTTGGAGGTTCAATCCGGTCAGGGCGAGGTTCAGCGTGGAATCGCCAAATGCTTCATTGCTGCCTCCAAGCGAAAGCGTCATGGGACTGCTCAGACCGCCCTGGAAGAGCGGCTGGCTGTTTTGCGTCCCCGTCAGCTCGAACGCGCGCAGTACCACATTGCCCGACGCAAGGTTCAAAGTCGCCGCATAACGGGATTCAATGTTGAGTGTCGGGGTGGATAGATTGGTGCGAATCAATTGCATGCGGTCCACCGCCAGGCGCCCTGCGATCGATATCATCGAACCACGCTGCGTCAATTCAACCTGGTTGGTGGAATTGATGGCGGTGGTTCCGAAGTCCAAACCCATTGAGGCTCCAATGAGATTCAAGACGCGGCGGTCGATGGCGAGCACCTCAACATTGAGCCGTCCTTCGCTTGTTTCTGCATTGAACGGGCCGCTTACCCGAACCTGTCCGAGCCTGTCCTGCGCCTTCGTGAATTGAAGCGCGACCTCGGTGATCTCCGTTGGTGCCACATCCGCAGCCATTACCGCGCTGAATCCTGAAAAGTCGGAGAAGGTTCCTTCGGCAGATGTGACATTGAAAGCTGCCTCGCCCTTTACCGAGAGCGGCTTGAAATCCGCCGACAGCGCAAACACATATTCACCGTTAAGGGCGGCGTGCAGGGCTCCGCGTGCATCAGGCGACGGCGGCTGGAGGTTCGCTGACAACGCGGCGCCGATGGTCACCTTGCCGCTGTCGCCGTTCTTCAAATTCGTCAGCAGGATGTTGGCATTCGTAATTTCCACGATGCTGCGCTGGTTCTCGCCGTGCTGCGTTTCGTGGCGGAGAAGCGCATTGGAAATCGAGAGTTTACGCAGGTCAACCCGCGGCGGCTCTGAATCGCCGGATTCCTTTTCATCATCGTTGTCATTGTCGGCGACGTCCACGTTCTCCAGCAAGGGATCCAGATTGCTCGTGCCATCAGCCCGCTGGACCAGGTGTATGACGGGGCCAGTCAGGGTGACGTTTTCCACGACAATGTTCCCGCGCAGGATACTCCACAAATCATAGCGAGCGTTCACCTCGGCCGCCGTGAGGAGCGTCTCACGTCCGCGCGGCGTCACCTTGAGATCGCGCAAAGAGACCGAGCTGAACGGGTGAATGGTTGCGTCGGAAACAGTGATATCGGCATTGATCTCATTCCCGACGCGCGGCAGTACGGTGCCCTTGAGAAATGCGGCACTGGTCAGATAGAAGAAGCCTGCGATGAGCAGGATGGCGAACACGCCCACCACCCACAGCAGGATTCGCAACACGCCGCGCTTCTTCCTGGGCATCGGCCTTGATGTCTCGTCATTCATAGTTCGCTATTCGCTTACGCAGACGGCAGGCGCGTCGCAAGCCGTTTTGCGTTGTGCGAAACTGTCGAACGCGTGTGGGTGGAAGCAAGTCGGGAAGATCCTGGTTAGTTCGCCGCCTTTACGCGCAAGAACGATTGCTGCTCATGCTTCCGAAAGGTTAACGCGTTGCAGGCGTTACAGCGCGGCGGGGTTCCCGGGTTTCGCGGGGCTTGGCTGTTTGCGCCCACAGGCGGCGGAGAACGTCGCGGCTGTATGACAGGTAGTGTTTGTCGGGCGTGAACACTTCGAGGGTGATCGTGCCATCGTACCCGGCCGCCTGCAGCGCCCGCACATAATATTCCGTGTCGATGGTTCCTGTTCCAAGAGGCAGGTGCAGGTCGGCGCTTCCGCCCTTGTTGTCATGCATGTGGACGTGCTTCAACCGTGATCCATATGCCTTCAGAATCTCGTCGGTCGTGTTGTATTCCGTCAGGAGGTTGGAATGGCCAATGTCCAGGTGCAGGCCCAGTTCAGGCATGGGATCGAGCAGTTCTGAAAGCTGCTGCACGGTGTTAAAGCTGCCGGGAAGATTTTCAATCATCAAGCCGACCCCCACTTGATCCGCAACGACTGACAGCTCCCGCAGACTTTGCAGGTTGCGATCGATGATGAATGCGCGGTCATGCATCGGTGCTTGCCGGTCGGGATGAATATTCATCCACTTCGCACCCACTTCACCAAATGCAGCGACGCATTCCTTCAGTTCCTCGACACACGCCTTGCGGATCGACTCAAACGGACTGCACATCGGCAGGTAATAGGCCGTGTGACCTATAACCTGAAGGTTCGCTTGACGCAGGAAATCGCGGACGGCCGCGATATCGACGCGTGATACGAGTGCCTGCGGAGGCTCAAATGTGAGGTCGACGAATTCGAAACCCATTTCCGCGATCCACTGAAGTTCCTTCAGCACGTCGCGGCCAGGATGGTTCATCGTTCCAATGATCATGGCTGTCCTTTACACCGCCAGGGGTTGATCGGGCGCCAGCAGCGCGGCAAACCAATCGCGACTATCCAGCAGTCGTATGCGGTCGAACCGCCGTTTCTGCTGAGGCGCGGGGCGGTCGACCTGCAATCGCTGGCGCAGCGACTCTGGAAGCAGCGCGGCCCGGCGCGGACACAGCCATCCATAGAGCGTCAGCAGTGCCTTCAGGAGCGGCCAATCCTCGTCCAGGCGATCCAGCAGGTGATCCCAGTTGATTCGGGGTCCCACTGCAAAGAGAACATTAAGGATATCGGTCC includes:
- a CDS encoding AsmA family protein — encoded protein: MNDETSRPMPRKKRGVLRILLWVVGVFAILLIAGFFYLTSAAFLKGTVLPRVGNEINADITVSDATIHPFSSVSLRDLKVTPRGRETLLTAAEVNARYDLWSILRGNIVVENVTLTGPVIHLVQRADGTSNLDPLLENVDVADNDNDDEKESGDSEPPRVDLRKLSISNALLRHETQHGENQRSIVEITNANILLTNLKNGDSGKVTIGAALSANLQPPSPDARGALHAALNGEYVFALSADFKPLSVKGEAAFNVTSAEGTFSDFSGFSAVMAADVAPTEITEVALQFTKAQDRLGQVRVSGPFNAETSEGRLNVEVLAIDRRVLNLIGASMGLDFGTTAINSTNQVELTQRGSMISIAGRLAVDRMQLIRTNLSTPTLNIESRYAATLNLASGNVVLRAFELTGTQNSQPLFQGGLSSPMTLSLGGSNEAFGDSTLNLALTGLNLQEWKAFLGDIPSGNISARVTVNSRNSGNFFQIAAQSQIANVGPINGGMTLRSAVLLGEVGVQMAEAQKAFQGSMSLSNVVVLDPSGAIPAKPLDARFDFDTTIAGDVIELRRFQVALTPTERARNELQLQGRVDLTDTNAIRGDLKLTAEALDLTTYYDLFAGGTNGPGSTTTGTTETPPVETDTPSDSLPSSLPFKDFTAEATIGQFFLREIVASNFTARVQLDGGKVEVGPFDVYLNGAPMKAGVGLDLSVPGYQYALTFSASQVPFAPLVNTFQPDRKGELGGTLTADVNLRGTGTTGASLQKTLAGRFDVGTTNLNLSAANVRQPMLKLLVGVIAMVPQLAQNPEAALGSLVSGLGSTLTRGLAGSFSGDITNSPIDVIAARGSAADGKIELEQATVRSTVFRADARGTVTLAPVLTNSEIHFPVSIALARPLAERLKMVSSDTPTNAAYVKLPDFFSEGGTIGNPKAQIDKKVLAGSLLQQLGSLVPGATATNSAVGNVLQGLGSILGGRPAASPTNAPPGTISAPAAGSTAAQSLTTNAAPATNVSPLNEVLRLLGPRTKPQ
- a CDS encoding sugar phosphate isomerase/epimerase family protein, producing the protein MIIGTMNHPGRDVLKELQWIAEMGFEFVDLTFEPPQALVSRVDIAAVRDFLRQANLQVIGHTAYYLPMCSPFESIRKACVEELKECVAAFGEVGAKWMNIHPDRQAPMHDRAFIIDRNLQSLRELSVVADQVGVGLMIENLPGSFNTVQQLSELLDPMPELGLHLDIGHSNLLTEYNTTDEILKAYGSRLKHVHMHDNKGGSADLHLPLGTGTIDTEYYVRALQAAGYDGTITLEVFTPDKHYLSYSRDVLRRLWAQTAKPRETREPRRAVTPATR